Proteins from a single region of Lujinxingia litoralis:
- the mrtP gene encoding myxosortase MrtP: MTEPSTPRWREPLGVFALALVIIALLSLLSGAIPWLAANLVAAVGLVFFGLAHLVFKRIDADPKRFGVDLDTIPASQVLFGLAVTALIFPLFALGNHVWERQVLDRDFVPALENYRQWSPALQTRPPELTAPGARVWTARRAIHVELSSPEDAPGALSLNAHADAPVHWQSLGRTNLHVTDQNHTWELTPTAPLARYTLPPRTPEGQVQPLHTLTLTYDAPITSGAGNTAPGEPLTLKRGYAWILLWALTHLLLVALPEEYFYRGYLQTRLGQLLTHAEGHPRRFLGLTLANWLTSALFALGHLLVPVGGAILVTRAAVFFPSLLFGWMRERSGSIIAPVIFHAAANMMVLLVNVHYYSANA, translated from the coding sequence GGGGTCTTTGCCCTGGCGCTGGTCATCATCGCGCTGCTCAGCCTGCTCAGCGGGGCGATCCCCTGGCTGGCCGCCAACCTCGTGGCCGCGGTGGGCCTGGTCTTCTTCGGACTGGCCCACCTCGTCTTCAAGCGCATCGACGCCGACCCGAAGCGCTTTGGCGTGGATCTGGACACCATCCCGGCCTCCCAGGTGCTTTTTGGCCTGGCCGTCACCGCGCTCATCTTCCCGCTCTTCGCCCTGGGCAACCACGTTTGGGAGCGCCAGGTCCTCGACCGCGACTTTGTCCCGGCCCTGGAGAACTACCGCCAGTGGTCCCCCGCGCTCCAGACGCGCCCCCCGGAACTCACCGCCCCCGGCGCCCGGGTCTGGACCGCCCGGCGCGCGATCCACGTGGAGCTCTCCAGCCCCGAAGACGCGCCGGGCGCGCTCTCGCTCAACGCCCACGCCGACGCACCGGTCCACTGGCAGAGCCTGGGCCGCACCAACCTCCACGTCACCGACCAGAACCACACCTGGGAGCTTACCCCCACCGCCCCCCTGGCGCGCTACACCCTCCCCCCGCGCACCCCCGAGGGCCAGGTGCAACCCCTGCACACGCTCACCCTGACCTACGACGCCCCGATCACCTCCGGCGCCGGCAACACGGCCCCCGGCGAGCCCCTGACCCTTAAGCGGGGCTACGCCTGGATCCTCCTCTGGGCCCTGACCCACCTCCTCCTCGTCGCCCTCCCCGAAGAGTACTTCTACCGCGGCTACCTCCAGACTCGCCTGGGCCAGCTCCTCACCCACGCCGAGGGCCACCCCCGCCGCTTCCTCGGGCTCACCCTGGCCAACTGGCTCACCAGCGCCCTCTTTGCCCTGGGCCACTTGCTGGTGCCGGTGGGCGGCGCGATCCTGGTCACCCGCGCCGCGGTCTTCTTCCCCTCGCTCCTCTTTGGCTGGATGCGCGAACGCAGCGGCTCGATCATCGCCCCGGTCATCTTCCACGCCGCGGCCAACATGATGGTGCTCCTGGTCAACGTTCACTACTACTCCGCAAACGCCTGA
- a CDS encoding ferritin-like domain-containing protein: MSVETSTLLDGLNVDLAHEYQAIVMYNTYAAAVTGIHRKELQAFFLEEVADEFEHAKFLADKITALGGTPVTSPAEVRFTTDPREMLESVVKAESETVDRYVYRMKQAQEYGDYGLASTLDAMIADETRHKEESEKLLRGQWG; encoded by the coding sequence ATGAGCGTCGAGACATCCACCCTGCTTGATGGACTCAACGTGGACCTGGCCCACGAGTATCAAGCCATCGTGATGTACAACACCTACGCGGCGGCGGTGACCGGCATCCATCGCAAGGAGCTGCAGGCCTTTTTTCTGGAAGAGGTCGCCGACGAGTTTGAGCACGCGAAGTTTTTAGCCGACAAGATCACCGCGCTCGGCGGTACTCCGGTCACGAGCCCCGCCGAGGTGCGCTTTACCACCGATCCGCGGGAGATGCTGGAGAGCGTGGTCAAGGCCGAGAGCGAGACGGTCGATCGCTACGTGTATCGGATGAAACAGGCCCAGGAGTATGGCGACTATGGTCTGGCGTCGACCCTGGACGCGATGATCGCCGATGAGACGCGCCATAAAGAAGAGAGCGAGAAGCTGCTGCGCGGTCAGTGGGGCTAA
- a CDS encoding M48 family metallopeptidase: MDFFAQQDTAKRNTSYLVGLFALAVVALTAVTYVPLMAVKLYLFSGNAVDANLTLVGGGQYAGAPVALLDWGVVGWSLVMTLVVVGCGSFYKISELNAGGSVVAEELGGEEVDAAAADPLRRRLYNVVEEMALASGLAVPRVYVLPDEQGINAFAAGYTINDAAVAVTQGALETLTRDELQAVIAHEFSHILNGDMRLNVRLIGVVHGILIISIAGRVLVEAALRSGRRTRKDGGATAALLVVGGVMAVGGWLGVMFGRMIKSAVSRQREFLADAAAVQFTRNPVGLAGALKKIAAHQAGSALVSPRAEEVSHMCFGAVSKSFKASLQGIFDSHPPIEARIRRWDPGFHPSDLHELGAALAAVEARQVSLAGAGSAAAGVMMMAAAGEVGVVPAAAGGSAPAAAPGAAMAPRPTGETPRVGGNDWAAGERELSYAIGADEVVAMIGNPGPERLVYCASLLTELPQPVMQARAEVLGATSLVYAMLMDPTPVGRRPQIDFLRQEASPGVEREVQRLWGHVRALEAEFRLPVIDLLLPTLRRMTPGQYEVFKRLVGGLIFADGQVTLFEFVVQKVLMHRLEVALGRPARQGVDFASFNGLAPDIELLLSTLAAIGHEHESEAAAAFRAGVDVLPPQIQGRMRYGWRGPVNYPQLGEVLDRLSRSSLGIKRTMINACSHCVLGDGRVTVEEIELLRALCDVLDLPLPPLVPRATRRMA; the protein is encoded by the coding sequence ATGGATTTCTTTGCGCAGCAGGATACAGCGAAGCGTAACACGAGCTATCTGGTGGGGCTTTTTGCGTTGGCGGTGGTGGCGCTGACGGCGGTCACCTACGTGCCGCTGATGGCGGTGAAGCTCTACCTCTTCTCGGGCAACGCGGTGGATGCCAACCTGACCCTGGTCGGCGGCGGGCAGTACGCCGGGGCGCCGGTGGCGCTGCTGGACTGGGGGGTGGTGGGGTGGTCGCTGGTGATGACCCTGGTGGTGGTGGGCTGCGGCAGTTTTTACAAGATCTCGGAGCTCAACGCCGGGGGCAGCGTGGTGGCCGAGGAGCTGGGCGGGGAGGAGGTGGACGCGGCGGCGGCCGATCCCTTGCGGCGCCGGCTCTACAACGTGGTCGAGGAGATGGCGCTGGCCTCGGGGCTGGCGGTGCCGCGGGTGTACGTGTTGCCCGATGAGCAGGGGATCAACGCGTTTGCCGCGGGCTACACGATCAACGACGCGGCCGTCGCCGTGACGCAAGGGGCGCTGGAGACGCTGACGCGGGACGAGCTGCAGGCGGTGATCGCGCATGAATTTTCGCACATTCTCAACGGGGATATGCGCCTGAACGTGCGCCTGATCGGGGTGGTGCACGGGATTTTAATCATCTCGATCGCCGGGCGCGTGCTGGTGGAGGCGGCGCTGCGCTCCGGGCGCCGCACTCGCAAGGATGGGGGCGCCACCGCGGCGCTGCTGGTGGTGGGCGGAGTGATGGCGGTGGGGGGCTGGCTCGGGGTGATGTTCGGGCGGATGATCAAGAGCGCGGTGTCGCGTCAGCGGGAGTTTCTGGCCGATGCCGCCGCGGTGCAGTTTACCCGCAACCCGGTGGGGCTGGCCGGGGCGCTCAAGAAAATCGCGGCCCATCAGGCCGGCTCCGCGCTGGTATCGCCGCGGGCCGAAGAGGTGAGCCATATGTGCTTTGGCGCGGTGAGCAAGAGCTTTAAGGCCTCGCTGCAAGGGATCTTTGACTCTCACCCGCCGATCGAGGCGCGGATCCGGCGCTGGGATCCCGGCTTTCATCCCTCGGATCTCCATGAGTTGGGGGCGGCGCTGGCCGCGGTTGAGGCCCGGCAGGTGTCGCTGGCCGGGGCGGGCAGTGCGGCGGCGGGCGTGATGATGATGGCCGCCGCTGGCGAGGTCGGGGTGGTGCCGGCGGCGGCCGGCGGCTCAGCGCCGGCGGCGGCACCCGGCGCGGCGATGGCGCCCCGGCCCACCGGGGAGACCCCGCGGGTCGGAGGCAACGACTGGGCGGCCGGGGAGCGCGAGCTCTCCTATGCGATCGGGGCCGACGAGGTGGTAGCGATGATCGGCAACCCGGGCCCGGAGCGCCTGGTGTACTGCGCCTCGTTGCTCACCGAGCTGCCGCAGCCGGTGATGCAGGCCCGCGCCGAGGTGCTGGGCGCGACCTCGCTGGTGTACGCGATGTTGATGGACCCGACACCGGTGGGGCGCCGCCCCCAGATCGACTTTTTGCGTCAGGAGGCCTCCCCCGGGGTGGAGCGCGAGGTGCAGCGGCTCTGGGGGCATGTGCGGGCGCTGGAGGCGGAGTTTCGTCTGCCGGTGATCGACCTGCTCTTGCCCACGCTGCGGCGGATGACCCCGGGGCAGTACGAGGTGTTTAAGCGTCTGGTCGGCGGGCTGATCTTTGCCGATGGCCAGGTCACGCTCTTTGAGTTTGTGGTGCAGAAGGTGTTGATGCACCGCCTGGAGGTGGCGCTGGGGCGTCCGGCGCGGCAGGGGGTGGACTTTGCCTCGTTTAACGGGCTGGCCCCGGATATCGAGCTCTTGCTGAGCACGCTGGCCGCGATCGGGCACGAGCATGAGAGCGAGGCCGCCGCGGCGTTTCGGGCCGGGGTCGACGTGCTCCCTCCCCAGATTCAGGGGCGGATGCGCTACGGGTGGCGGGGTCCGGTGAATTATCCGCAGCTTGGCGAGGTGCTCGATCGTCTCTCCCGCTCCTCGCTGGGGATCAAGCGCACGATGATCAACGCCTGTTCGCACTGCGTGCTGGGCGATGGCCGGGTGACGGTGGAGGAGATCGAGTTGTTGCGCGCGCTCTGCGATGTGCTCGACCTTCCCCTGCCGCCCCTGGTGCCCCGGGCCACGCGTCGGATGGCCTGA
- a CDS encoding LemA family protein, with amino-acid sequence MGIILVLLGVFLVGVVGLVLFGVGIYNRLVTLRNRFRNAFSQIDVQLKRRYDLIPNLVETAKSFMAHERETLEAVIAARNGAQAASQKAAQNPGDPQAIQGLVGAEAALTGSLGKLFALSEAYPDLKSDKTMTNLMEELTSTENRVAFARQAFNDAVTSYNTARESFPAVLFAATMGFQAAMLFEVQNPVEREAVRVSFS; translated from the coding sequence ATGGGAATCATTCTTGTTCTGCTCGGTGTGTTTTTGGTCGGAGTTGTGGGGCTGGTGCTCTTCGGGGTGGGGATTTACAACCGCCTGGTGACGCTGCGGAATCGCTTTCGCAACGCGTTCTCGCAGATCGATGTGCAGCTCAAGCGGCGCTACGATCTGATCCCCAACCTGGTGGAGACGGCCAAGTCCTTTATGGCCCATGAGCGCGAGACGCTGGAGGCGGTGATCGCCGCGCGCAACGGGGCGCAGGCCGCCAGCCAGAAGGCCGCGCAGAACCCGGGCGATCCGCAGGCGATTCAGGGGCTGGTCGGGGCCGAGGCGGCGCTGACCGGGTCGCTGGGCAAGCTCTTCGCGCTCTCGGAGGCCTACCCGGACCTGAAGTCCGATAAGACGATGACCAACCTGATGGAGGAGCTGACCTCCACGGAGAACCGGGTGGCTTTTGCCCGTCAGGCGTTCAACGACGCGGTGACCAGCTACAACACCGCGCGGGAGAGTTTTCCGGCGGTGCTTTTCGCGGCGACGATGGGCTTTCAGGCCGCGATGCTCTTCGAGGTGCAGAACCCGGTGGAGCGTGAGGCGGTGCGGGTGAGCTTTAGCTGA
- a CDS encoding acetate/propionate family kinase — protein MQILVINCGSSSLKADVREHATGEYVAKMVIDRVGSEAATLRFEDEEPTPLPGEVGHKEALEISLTRLLQRLSDPEAITAIGHRVVHGGARFTRPVLIDDQVEAAIEELSALAPLHNPANLAGIRAARALLPSLPHVAVFDTAFHATLPRRARVYALPHELAEDPGLRRFGFHGISHAYVARQAANYLDADMRDLRLITCHLGNGASVCAVEFGRSIETSMGLTPLEGLVMGTRSGDIDPGLLFHLMREYDYSAEELDHLLNHKSGLAGLSGIGNDLRDIEARAAEGDEHCRLAIQVFAHRVRKYIGAYAAIMGGVDAIVFTAGIGENSALMRHRIAQRLDFLGARHDEDRNRELRLPSGPAVERISTPHSRTHLLVARTDESRAIAEATSLIVLKSDAVARAQRPIPVAVSARHIHLTQEAVETLFGPGYQLTPRNDLSQPGQFAAEETLRVVGPKNEFPAVRILGPTRSLNQLEISRTDEFALGIDAPVRASGDVANSPGILLVGPAGELKLEQGVICAWRHIHMTPDDAAHFGVHDRDVVEVAITGGDRDLTFGDVLVRVKDSYRLEMHIDTDEGNAANLGRGATGTLISTEGRAQLQRRATRYDTVDAAAE, from the coding sequence ATGCAGATCCTGGTCATCAACTGCGGCAGCTCATCGCTCAAGGCCGATGTCCGCGAGCACGCCACCGGCGAGTATGTGGCAAAGATGGTGATCGACCGCGTGGGGAGTGAGGCGGCGACCCTGCGCTTTGAAGACGAGGAGCCCACCCCACTTCCGGGCGAGGTCGGACATAAAGAAGCGCTGGAGATCTCGCTGACCCGCCTGCTCCAGCGCCTGAGCGACCCGGAGGCCATCACCGCCATCGGCCACCGCGTGGTGCACGGCGGCGCCCGCTTCACGCGCCCGGTCCTCATCGACGACCAGGTGGAGGCGGCCATCGAGGAGCTCAGCGCCCTGGCCCCCCTGCATAACCCGGCCAACCTGGCGGGCATCCGCGCCGCCCGCGCCCTGCTCCCCTCCCTGCCGCACGTGGCCGTCTTTGACACCGCCTTCCACGCCACCCTGCCTCGCCGCGCCCGGGTCTACGCCCTGCCTCACGAGCTGGCCGAGGACCCGGGGCTGCGGCGCTTCGGGTTTCACGGCATCAGTCACGCCTACGTGGCCCGCCAGGCCGCCAACTACCTCGATGCCGACATGCGCGACCTGCGCCTGATCACCTGCCACCTGGGCAACGGCGCCAGCGTGTGCGCCGTGGAATTCGGTCGCTCCATCGAGACCTCCATGGGCCTCACCCCCCTGGAGGGCCTGGTCATGGGCACCCGCAGCGGCGACATCGACCCGGGCCTGCTCTTCCACCTGATGCGGGAGTACGACTACAGCGCCGAGGAGCTCGATCACCTCCTCAACCACAAAAGCGGGCTGGCCGGGCTCTCGGGCATCGGCAACGACCTGCGCGACATCGAGGCCCGCGCCGCCGAAGGCGACGAGCACTGCCGCCTGGCCATCCAGGTCTTCGCCCACCGGGTACGCAAGTACATCGGGGCTTACGCCGCGATCATGGGCGGGGTCGACGCCATCGTGTTCACCGCCGGCATTGGCGAGAACAGCGCGCTGATGCGCCACCGCATCGCCCAGCGCCTGGACTTTCTCGGGGCGCGCCATGACGAGGACCGCAACCGCGAGCTGCGCCTGCCCTCAGGCCCGGCGGTCGAGCGCATCTCCACCCCCCACTCCCGCACCCACCTGCTGGTGGCCCGCACCGACGAGAGCCGGGCCATCGCCGAGGCCACCTCGCTCATCGTGCTCAAGAGCGACGCGGTCGCCCGGGCCCAGCGCCCGATCCCGGTGGCCGTCTCCGCGCGCCATATTCACCTGACGCAGGAGGCCGTCGAGACCCTCTTTGGCCCGGGCTACCAGCTCACCCCGCGCAACGACCTCTCCCAGCCCGGGCAGTTCGCCGCCGAGGAGACCCTGCGCGTGGTCGGCCCCAAAAACGAGTTCCCGGCGGTGCGCATCCTGGGGCCGACACGCTCGCTCAACCAGCTGGAGATCTCGCGCACCGATGAGTTCGCCCTGGGCATCGACGCCCCGGTGCGCGCCTCCGGCGACGTGGCCAACAGCCCGGGCATCCTGCTGGTGGGACCGGCCGGGGAGCTCAAACTGGAACAGGGCGTGATCTGCGCCTGGCGCCATATTCACATGACCCCGGACGACGCCGCGCACTTCGGCGTGCACGACCGCGACGTGGTCGAGGTCGCCATCACCGGCGGCGATCGCGACCTGACCTTTGGCGACGTGCTCGTGCGGGTCAAAGACAGCTACCGCCTGGAGATGCACATCGACACCGACGAGGGCAACGCCGCCAACCTGGGCCGCGGCGCCACCGGCACGCTGATCTCCACCGAGGGCCGCGCCCAGCTCCAGCGCCGCGCCACCCGCTACGACACCGTCGACGCCGCCGCCGAATAA
- a CDS encoding YceI family protein yields MNGYIELNPSSFFAAVIVRNDSSRVLSRLGHDHVVRALPEASRLELSTAPLEAMSFELHFAADRLVVDDAPDRSRVGLGAPVSDKDRRATADNMLSKGQLDAGRFPRLSFACRGVQPGSPATLLASLTIRGHQHAFDFPLDLHVDQTRIEARGQVELTHADLGLKPYRAPMGALQNRPELTFVVELSADLHPLS; encoded by the coding sequence ATGAATGGCTACATCGAGCTCAATCCCTCGTCCTTTTTTGCCGCGGTCATCGTCCGCAACGACTCCAGCCGAGTGCTCTCGCGCCTGGGCCACGATCACGTCGTTCGTGCGCTTCCCGAGGCCTCGCGCCTGGAGCTGAGCACCGCGCCGCTGGAGGCGATGAGCTTCGAGCTGCACTTTGCCGCCGATCGCCTCGTCGTCGATGACGCCCCGGACCGCAGCCGCGTAGGCCTCGGCGCTCCGGTCAGCGACAAAGACCGCCGCGCCACCGCCGACAACATGCTCTCCAAAGGGCAGCTCGACGCCGGCCGCTTTCCCCGGCTCAGCTTTGCCTGCCGCGGCGTGCAGCCCGGCTCCCCGGCCACGCTCCTGGCCAGCCTGACCATCCGCGGCCATCAACACGCGTTTGACTTCCCCCTGGACCTCCACGTGGATCAAACCCGCATTGAGGCCCGCGGCCAGGTCGAACTCACCCACGCCGACCTGGGGCTCAAGCCTTATCGCGCCCCGATGGGCGCGCTGCAGAACCGCCCCGAACTTACCTTCGTGGTCGAGCTCAGCGCCGACCTCCACCCCCTGAGTTGA
- a CDS encoding TetR/AcrR family transcriptional regulator, which produces MSEGRDRILLAAEELFGTYGFDRVSVRDIAERAEVNKALIFYHFNSKDELFETVLLGYFESHTEALREAWTTPGPMRERLHTMIDAYVDFIAHHRAWPRLVQHVAATDHSEHIPTVQRGLQPMFEWVSEVLDELATDEGPLSRRNLFETVAGSVLHHFTYASVLAPMWGGDPLSQANVDERRAHLHWLVDVLLNALEERAQH; this is translated from the coding sequence ATGTCCGAAGGACGTGATCGCATTCTTCTGGCCGCCGAAGAGCTCTTTGGCACCTACGGCTTTGACCGCGTCAGCGTACGTGACATCGCCGAGCGCGCCGAGGTCAACAAGGCCCTGATCTTTTACCACTTCAACAGCAAAGACGAGCTCTTTGAGACGGTGCTCCTGGGCTACTTTGAGAGCCACACCGAAGCGCTGCGCGAGGCCTGGACGACCCCGGGCCCGATGCGCGAGCGCCTGCACACCATGATCGACGCCTATGTCGACTTCATCGCCCATCACCGCGCCTGGCCGCGCCTGGTCCAGCATGTGGCGGCCACCGATCACAGCGAGCATATCCCCACCGTCCAGCGCGGCCTGCAACCGATGTTTGAATGGGTCTCCGAGGTCCTAGACGAGCTCGCCACCGACGAGGGGCCCCTCTCCCGGCGCAACCTCTTTGAGACCGTCGCCGGCTCGGTGCTGCATCACTTCACCTACGCCTCGGTGCTCGCGCCGATGTGGGGCGGTGATCCCTTGAGCCAGGCCAACGTCGACGAGCGCCGGGCCCACCTGCACTGGCTGGTCGATGTGCTCCTCAACGCGCTGGAAGAGCGCGCCCAGCACTAA
- a CDS encoding flavin-containing monooxygenase, with protein MSEPGAKLQEITHQERGAQTMLAPDLPQARRGELVDRGQRVCVIGAGPAGLATARALARNGVLYDHFERAQDVGGVWDIDSPFSNMYESAHLISSKNSTQFDDFPLGEEVADYPCHRTVLAYFREFARRFGLYERIRFGVSVAEVEREGGGWRVTLENGEAFKYDAVCIANGHLNDPNWPEFPGEFEGELFHSCDYRSPEVFEDKRVLIVGAGNSGCDIAIDAVHRARSVDLSMRRGYHIVPKYILGVPAADFGSGSGKLKLPMWLKQRVDTVLLRRIAPDPRKYGIPEPDHKLYESHPIVNSQLLYHLGHGDVAVRTNVARFEGQRVHFVDGTSQEYDVVVMATGYRLTFPFLDKKYLPWGSGKAPRLYLNIFHPQEDDLFVMGLIESDGGGWQIRDWQAEAVARFLVAQREEPGRAEAFRRLKRGPGPDTSGGVDFSKFERMAYYVRNAVYRERIQELVAWFEKPPA; from the coding sequence ATGAGCGAGCCCGGAGCGAAGCTGCAGGAGATCACCCACCAGGAGCGCGGCGCCCAGACGATGTTGGCCCCGGATCTCCCGCAGGCTCGCCGCGGGGAGTTGGTGGACCGCGGGCAGCGCGTCTGCGTCATCGGCGCCGGGCCGGCGGGGCTGGCCACCGCCCGGGCGCTGGCTCGAAACGGGGTGCTCTACGATCACTTTGAGCGCGCGCAGGACGTGGGCGGGGTCTGGGACATCGATTCGCCCTTCAGCAATATGTATGAGTCGGCGCACCTGATTTCGTCGAAGAATTCCACGCAGTTCGACGACTTTCCGCTTGGCGAGGAGGTGGCCGACTACCCCTGTCATCGCACGGTGCTGGCGTATTTTCGGGAGTTCGCCCGGCGTTTCGGGCTCTACGAGCGTATTCGCTTCGGGGTGAGCGTGGCCGAGGTGGAGCGCGAGGGCGGGGGCTGGCGGGTCACCCTGGAGAATGGCGAGGCGTTTAAGTACGACGCGGTCTGCATCGCCAACGGGCACCTCAACGACCCCAACTGGCCGGAGTTTCCCGGGGAGTTTGAGGGCGAACTCTTTCACTCCTGCGACTACCGCAGCCCGGAGGTCTTTGAGGACAAGCGGGTGTTGATCGTGGGGGCGGGCAACAGCGGGTGCGACATCGCGATCGACGCGGTGCACCGGGCCCGGAGCGTCGATCTCTCCATGCGCCGCGGCTACCACATCGTGCCCAAGTACATCCTGGGGGTGCCGGCGGCCGATTTCGGGTCGGGCTCCGGCAAGCTCAAGTTGCCGATGTGGCTGAAGCAGCGGGTGGACACGGTGCTGCTGCGGCGGATCGCCCCGGACCCGCGCAAGTACGGGATTCCCGAGCCCGATCACAAGCTCTACGAGAGTCACCCCATTGTGAACTCCCAGCTCCTCTACCACCTGGGCCACGGTGATGTGGCCGTGCGCACCAACGTGGCGCGCTTCGAGGGCCAGCGGGTGCATTTTGTCGACGGGACGAGCCAGGAGTACGACGTGGTGGTCATGGCCACCGGCTACCGGCTGACCTTTCCCTTTTTAGACAAGAAATACCTGCCCTGGGGCTCGGGCAAGGCGCCCCGGCTCTACCTGAACATCTTCCATCCGCAGGAGGACGATCTCTTTGTGATGGGGTTGATCGAGAGCGACGGGGGGGGCTGGCAGATTCGCGACTGGCAGGCCGAGGCGGTGGCGCGCTTTCTGGTGGCGCAGCGCGAGGAGCCCGGCCGTGCCGAGGCCTTTCGCCGGCTCAAGCGGGGGCCGGGGCCGGATACCAGCGGCGGGGTCGACTTCTCGAAATTTGAGCGGATGGCCTACTACGTGCGCAACGCGGTGTACCGCGAGCGGATCCAGGAGCTGGTGGCCTGGTTTGAGAAGCCCCCGGCGTAG
- a CDS encoding bile acid:sodium symporter family protein yields the protein MRESIDAIDLHFDPASLLALNLILGLIMFGVALSLRVEDFRYVLRHPRAPLVGMLAQFGVLPAATWGLTLLLDLPASVKLGMILVSSCPGGNVSNFIAHVSRANTALSVSVTALSTSAALIMTPLNVSFWGSRSPETRAILRELSLEPTDMLRNILVLLGLPLVAGMLLRRYAPHLARRAERPFKVLALGLFALLILVAFRANMAAFIAVIGVIFLPVALHNALAWGIGYTAGLLARLPPRDTRALAIEVAIQNSGLGLVLVFGFFAGLGGMAVVAAWWGIWHLVAGLFMAALWSRRPPALSPTSPISPR from the coding sequence ATGCGCGAGAGCATCGACGCGATCGATCTCCACTTCGATCCCGCCAGTCTGCTGGCGCTCAACCTCATCCTGGGGCTGATCATGTTCGGGGTCGCGCTCTCGCTGCGCGTCGAAGATTTCCGCTACGTGCTGCGCCACCCGAGAGCCCCGCTGGTGGGGATGCTCGCGCAGTTTGGCGTGTTGCCGGCCGCGACCTGGGGGCTGACCCTGCTCCTCGATCTGCCGGCCAGCGTGAAGCTGGGCATGATCCTGGTGTCGTCCTGCCCGGGCGGAAACGTCTCCAACTTCATCGCCCACGTAAGCCGCGCCAACACCGCGCTCTCGGTCTCGGTGACGGCGCTCTCCACCAGCGCGGCCCTGATCATGACGCCGCTCAACGTGAGCTTCTGGGGCTCGCGCTCCCCCGAGACCCGGGCCATTCTCCGCGAGCTGAGCCTGGAGCCGACCGACATGCTGCGCAATATCCTGGTGTTGCTCGGCCTGCCCCTGGTCGCCGGGATGCTGCTCCGCCGCTACGCCCCCCACCTCGCCAGGCGCGCCGAACGCCCCTTCAAGGTCCTGGCGCTGGGGCTCTTTGCGCTACTGATCCTGGTGGCGTTTCGCGCCAACATGGCCGCCTTCATCGCGGTGATCGGAGTTATTTTTCTCCCGGTAGCCCTGCACAACGCCCTGGCCTGGGGGATCGGCTACACCGCCGGGCTCCTGGCGCGCCTGCCCCCGCGCGATACCCGCGCGCTGGCCATCGAGGTGGCGATTCAAAACTCCGGGCTGGGGCTGGTGTTGGTCTTTGGCTTCTTTGCCGGCCTGGGCGGCATGGCCGTGGTCGCCGCCTGGTGGGGCATCTGGCACCTGGTGGCCGGACTCTTTATGGCCGCCCTGTGGTCCCGTCGCCCCCCGGCCCTCTCCCCCACCTCTCCCATCTCACCCCGCTGA